One region of Jonesiaceae bacterium BS-20 genomic DNA includes:
- a CDS encoding BMP family ABC transporter substrate-binding protein, translating to MKKFAKIAAIGAAAALTLAGCGTAPDETPSKSPEATSTDSAEPTPTDKVDFLGCMVSDFGGFDDKSFNETSYNGLKRAETELGITMKVAESTDASDYPVNINAMVQEGCDIIVNVGFGLADDTLDAAIKNPDTNFALVDSGVSEPQDNVKALLFNTQEAAFLAGYVAAGVTKTGTVATFGGMAFPSVTIFMDGFVDGVAAYNEANGTDVKAIGWDKETQKGSMTETFDEIGAGKTMSEDLINQGADIIMPVAGPVGAGALAAASEKEGIYVIGVDSDFFVEHPQYQDYVLTSVMKAMDLAVFETVQSAMKGEFSAETYVGTLANGGVALAEFHNLDSLVSDDVKKDVEDLKAKIISGELVIESPSATEVN from the coding sequence GTGAAGAAGTTCGCAAAGATTGCTGCTATCGGTGCAGCCGCCGCATTGACGCTGGCCGGTTGTGGCACCGCACCAGATGAGACCCCATCCAAATCCCCTGAGGCAACCTCAACAGACTCCGCCGAGCCAACACCTACCGACAAGGTCGACTTCCTCGGTTGCATGGTTTCCGACTTCGGTGGATTCGATGACAAGTCCTTCAATGAGACGTCATACAACGGACTCAAGCGTGCTGAGACAGAACTTGGCATCACCATGAAAGTTGCCGAGTCAACCGACGCGAGCGACTACCCGGTCAACATCAACGCAATGGTCCAAGAGGGCTGTGACATCATCGTCAACGTCGGGTTTGGACTTGCGGACGACACACTGGATGCCGCAATCAAGAACCCAGACACGAACTTTGCACTGGTGGACTCGGGCGTCAGTGAACCACAAGATAACGTCAAGGCCTTGCTCTTTAACACCCAAGAGGCTGCTTTCCTTGCCGGCTACGTAGCCGCAGGCGTGACCAAGACTGGCACCGTAGCGACGTTCGGTGGAATGGCATTCCCATCTGTGACGATCTTTATGGATGGATTTGTTGACGGCGTCGCCGCTTACAACGAAGCCAATGGAACGGACGTGAAGGCCATTGGATGGGACAAGGAAACCCAGAAGGGCTCCATGACCGAGACCTTTGATGAGATCGGTGCGGGCAAGACCATGAGCGAAGACCTTATTAACCAAGGTGCCGACATCATCATGCCGGTCGCTGGCCCGGTTGGTGCAGGCGCTCTGGCAGCGGCAAGTGAAAAGGAAGGCATCTACGTCATTGGCGTAGACTCCGACTTCTTTGTTGAGCACCCTCAGTACCAGGACTACGTGCTCACCTCCGTCATGAAGGCTATGGACCTTGCGGTATTCGAAACCGTTCAGTCCGCCATGAAGGGCGAATTTAGCGCAGAGACCTACGTTGGAACACTGGCTAATGGAGGTGTGGCACTTGCTGAATTCCACAACCTTGACAGCCTAGTATCCGACGATGTCAAGAAGGACGTCGAAGACCTCAAGGCGAAGATCATTTCCGGCGAACTAGTGATTGAGTCACCAAGTGCCACGGAAGTCAACTAG
- a CDS encoding ABC transporter ATP-binding protein has product MKLELRGITKKFGSFTANDQIDLVIEEGEIHALLGENGAGKSTLMNVIYGLYDADEGQLLIDDQEESFSGPGDAMAAGIGMVHQHFMLVPVFTVAENVILGFEPTGKTGIISLKEARRRVKEISDKFGFNVDPDARVEDLPVGVQQRVEIIKALSRDAQVLILDEPTAVLTPQETDELIEIMRQLKANGTSIVFITHKLREVKAVADRITVIRRGKVVGTQSPDASETELASAMVGRSVNLGVDKETAKVGDVRLKIRDLSLLADNGVPVLQNIDLDVAAGEILAIAGVQGNGQTEITETILGMHPKAFGSIELNGAQILGNSIKEVLNQGIGFVPEDRSKDGMIAEFTIEENLILDVFDQPPFAKGWGIQQDVVAKNAAKYIDLFDVRTQSAKSLGSQLSGGNQQKVVLAREMSRPLQLFIASQPTRGLDVGSIEFVHKRIVSERDVGTAVIIVSTELDEVLALADRIAIMYEGKIVGIVGPETSRDVLGLMMAGLSLEEAQEQAAKHTTALGQADKASDNPIGGAL; this is encoded by the coding sequence ATGAAGCTGGAACTACGCGGCATCACTAAGAAATTTGGTTCCTTCACTGCCAATGACCAAATTGACTTGGTTATTGAAGAGGGCGAAATCCACGCTCTGCTGGGGGAGAACGGTGCGGGTAAGAGCACCTTGATGAACGTGATTTATGGTCTGTATGACGCAGATGAGGGTCAACTCCTAATTGATGATCAGGAGGAAAGTTTCTCGGGCCCGGGCGATGCGATGGCTGCCGGAATTGGAATGGTTCACCAGCACTTTATGCTGGTACCGGTTTTCACCGTGGCCGAGAACGTTATCCTAGGGTTTGAGCCCACCGGCAAGACAGGCATCATTAGTCTAAAAGAAGCTCGCCGCCGGGTTAAGGAGATCTCAGACAAATTTGGATTCAACGTTGATCCAGATGCACGGGTAGAGGATCTGCCGGTTGGAGTTCAGCAGCGTGTCGAGATTATCAAGGCGCTCTCGCGTGATGCCCAAGTCCTGATTTTGGATGAGCCCACGGCCGTTTTGACACCTCAGGAAACTGACGAGCTCATTGAGATCATGCGGCAATTGAAAGCGAATGGGACTTCGATCGTCTTCATCACCCACAAATTGCGTGAGGTCAAAGCCGTCGCTGATCGAATTACCGTTATTCGGCGCGGCAAGGTTGTTGGGACCCAGAGTCCGGATGCCTCGGAGACTGAGCTGGCATCTGCGATGGTTGGCCGCAGCGTCAACCTAGGGGTAGACAAGGAGACCGCAAAGGTGGGCGATGTCCGGCTCAAGATCCGTGATTTGTCGCTGCTAGCTGACAACGGTGTTCCGGTTCTACAAAATATTGATCTAGATGTTGCTGCCGGGGAAATCTTGGCAATTGCGGGTGTCCAAGGAAATGGCCAAACCGAGATTACCGAGACCATCTTGGGGATGCACCCAAAGGCTTTCGGGTCAATTGAACTTAACGGCGCACAGATTTTGGGTAACTCCATTAAGGAGGTGCTGAACCAAGGAATAGGCTTTGTTCCCGAAGACCGCTCCAAGGATGGCATGATTGCCGAGTTCACAATCGAGGAGAACTTGATCCTTGACGTCTTTGATCAGCCCCCCTTTGCTAAAGGATGGGGCATTCAACAAGATGTGGTCGCCAAAAATGCGGCAAAGTACATAGACCTTTTCGATGTACGGACTCAGTCTGCAAAATCGCTGGGCTCTCAACTCTCCGGCGGAAACCAGCAAAAAGTAGTATTGGCGCGGGAAATGTCACGCCCACTGCAACTCTTTATCGCATCCCAGCCCACTCGAGGGCTTGACGTCGGATCGATCGAATTTGTGCACAAGCGCATTGTGTCCGAACGCGACGTAGGAACCGCTGTCATCATTGTCTCGACCGAGCTAGATGAGGTTTTGGCTTTAGCAGACCGGATCGCGATCATGTACGAGGGAAAGATAGTAGGCATAGTTGGCCCAGAGACCAGCCGAGACGTGCTTGGTTTGATGATGGCTGGACTTTCTCTAGAGGAAGCGCAGGAGCAGGCAGCGAAGCATACAACTGCTCTCGGGCAAGCCGACAAAGCAAGTGATAACCCAATTGGAGGCGCACTGTGA
- a CDS encoding ABC transporter permease translates to MSISAPSTAAPKDESPQKPKETRFSGVLREITQSNATVVFLAIVAALLLAAVLVAAASSEVQRTAGYLFARPTDFFGAVWDAVGGAYYSLFRGAIFDPQAKDFTRMIKPITETLTSSTPLIFAGLGLGIGFRSGIFNIGAQGQVILGAVFSGFIGFTFQLPFGVHMLVAMIGGLLAGAFWGGIAGFLKARFGANEVIVTIMLNSIAGFLMSYLLTTSAFIRPGSNNPISQRVHDTAMFPNLLGDPFRLHLGFVFALLAAWAVWWLMERSTLGFKFRAVGFNADAARTAGIKVSATYLYVMLVSGALAGLGGVAQSLGTEGALQEGVAGSIGFDAITVALLGRSRPLGIVGAALLFGALRAGSPLMQAASNTPIDIVQVVQALVVLLIAAPPLVRAMFRLPVPAKEVQA, encoded by the coding sequence GTGAGTATTTCAGCACCGAGCACGGCGGCTCCCAAAGATGAGTCCCCGCAGAAGCCGAAGGAAACGCGCTTTAGTGGTGTCCTGCGGGAAATTACCCAAAGTAACGCAACCGTAGTTTTCCTTGCAATCGTAGCCGCACTGCTATTGGCCGCAGTGCTGGTAGCAGCAGCAAGTTCTGAGGTTCAGCGCACGGCCGGCTACCTTTTTGCCCGCCCAACCGACTTCTTTGGCGCAGTTTGGGACGCAGTAGGTGGGGCGTACTACTCACTGTTCCGTGGTGCAATCTTTGATCCGCAGGCAAAAGACTTTACCCGGATGATTAAGCCAATTACCGAAACATTGACTTCGTCAACACCGCTGATCTTTGCGGGGCTGGGATTGGGTATTGGATTTAGGTCCGGAATCTTCAACATTGGTGCCCAGGGGCAGGTTATCTTGGGGGCGGTCTTCTCCGGTTTCATCGGGTTTACCTTCCAGCTGCCATTCGGCGTGCACATGCTAGTTGCCATGATCGGTGGGTTGCTGGCTGGAGCCTTTTGGGGTGGTATCGCCGGTTTCCTCAAAGCAAGATTTGGTGCCAACGAGGTTATCGTCACGATCATGTTGAACTCGATCGCAGGGTTCCTCATGTCCTATCTCCTGACAACATCGGCGTTTATCCGACCGGGCAGCAATAATCCAATCTCTCAGCGTGTCCATGACACCGCAATGTTCCCAAACCTGTTGGGCGATCCGTTCCGCCTCCACTTAGGGTTTGTGTTTGCGCTGCTAGCGGCGTGGGCGGTTTGGTGGCTCATGGAGCGCTCAACCCTGGGATTCAAGTTCCGTGCGGTGGGCTTCAACGCCGATGCCGCTAGAACCGCCGGTATCAAGGTCAGTGCTACCTACCTGTACGTCATGCTCGTCTCTGGTGCACTAGCTGGCCTCGGTGGAGTAGCCCAGTCGCTAGGAACCGAGGGAGCACTTCAAGAAGGCGTTGCCGGGTCGATTGGTTTTGATGCGATTACGGTTGCCTTGTTGGGCAGGTCGCGGCCGCTAGGCATTGTTGGTGCAGCACTACTTTTTGGTGCGCTGCGGGCAGGTTCACCGCTCATGCAGGCCGCAAGTAACACGCCGATTGATATTGTTCAGGTTGTTCAGGCCCTGGTAGTTCTCCTCATTGCCGCGCCACCGCTGGTGCGAGCCATGTTCCGTCTACCCGTTCCTGCTAAGGAGGTTCAAGCATGA
- a CDS encoding ABC transporter permease has protein sequence MSSTTLSPVQPRELVHNVQPAISWKAPIAYAVIGVLCLVAFAFGSGAQDTTTFQLSTGRDTFKIAPIEMGSRSVAMTLSVMVLVLAGLAAYGAVKRIRFGAWLPTLVGLLSILAFLVWAAAGKDGSMPLPQLLGTGIILAVPLGFGAMSGLICERVGIINIAIEGQLLAGAFAAAVSATLLGNPYVALVAAPIAGALVAVLLAFFTIKYHVDQIVVGVVLNVLVVGVTSYLFSTVLKENKATWNTPPTLPTIEIPLLSDIPVIGSVLFNQNILVYLMFIFVIVLQFLLFRSRWGLRLRSVGEHPKAADTVGINVIRTRWINTMVGGAVAGLGGASFTVALGLGFGKEMTGGKGYIALAAMILGRWNPNGALAAALFFGFAEGLRGTLSVVGTPVPTQFLAMLPYLATIFAVAGLVGKVKAPAAEGVPYIK, from the coding sequence ATGAGTTCGACGACTCTTTCCCCCGTGCAGCCAAGAGAGCTAGTGCACAATGTGCAACCTGCGATTTCTTGGAAGGCTCCTATTGCCTACGCGGTGATTGGTGTGTTGTGTTTGGTTGCTTTTGCCTTCGGTTCAGGAGCGCAAGACACCACCACATTCCAACTATCCACGGGACGCGACACATTCAAAATCGCTCCAATTGAGATGGGCTCGCGTTCGGTAGCAATGACCCTGAGCGTGATGGTGCTCGTATTGGCTGGTCTAGCAGCGTACGGTGCGGTCAAACGCATCCGGTTTGGGGCTTGGTTACCAACTTTGGTTGGGTTGCTATCGATTCTTGCTTTCCTTGTGTGGGCTGCAGCAGGTAAAGATGGTTCGATGCCGCTGCCACAGTTGCTAGGTACGGGAATCATTTTGGCAGTCCCGCTTGGCTTCGGAGCCATGTCCGGACTAATCTGTGAACGAGTTGGCATCATCAACATCGCGATTGAAGGCCAACTCCTTGCAGGAGCCTTTGCAGCCGCTGTATCTGCGACTCTATTGGGTAACCCGTATGTTGCTCTGGTTGCCGCACCAATTGCCGGAGCGCTGGTAGCGGTATTACTAGCATTCTTCACAATCAAGTATCACGTTGATCAGATTGTGGTCGGTGTGGTCTTGAACGTGTTGGTAGTTGGTGTCACTAGTTATCTATTTTCTACGGTTCTCAAAGAGAACAAGGCAACTTGGAATACCCCACCCACCTTGCCAACAATCGAGATACCACTATTGAGTGATATCCCGGTGATTGGCTCGGTCTTGTTCAACCAAAACATCCTCGTGTACTTGATGTTCATCTTTGTCATTGTGTTGCAGTTTCTGTTGTTCCGCAGCCGGTGGGGCCTACGCCTTCGTTCGGTTGGGGAACACCCTAAGGCCGCGGACACCGTGGGCATCAACGTCATCAGGACCCGTTGGATTAACACCATGGTTGGTGGCGCCGTTGCCGGGCTGGGAGGGGCCTCCTTCACCGTGGCCCTCGGGTTGGGCTTTGGTAAGGAAATGACCGGTGGCAAGGGATATATTGCTTTGGCGGCAATGATTCTAGGCCGATGGAACCCTAACGGAGCGCTGGCTGCAGCATTGTTCTTTGGCTTTGCAGAAGGTTTACGCGGCACCCTGTCCGTGGTGGGAACCCCCGTGCCCACTCAGTTCCTTGCGATGCTGCCGTACCTAGCTACAATCTTTGCGGTTGCGGGTCTGGTTGGAAAAGTTAAGGCTCCTGCAGCTGAAGGCGTTCCTTACATTAAGTAG
- a CDS encoding cytidine deaminase, giving the protein MSRAQALAQDIDWSALRLAALEVMKKAYVPYSNFPVGAAGLAHDGRIVAGCNVENAGYGVTLCAECGLISDLVATGGGPLVAFVCVDGNGDVLMPCGRCRQLLWEHGGPDLVLDTVSGFKTMDQVLPDAFGPSDLKERAKK; this is encoded by the coding sequence ATGTCACGAGCACAAGCATTAGCCCAAGACATTGACTGGAGCGCACTGCGATTAGCCGCGCTGGAAGTTATGAAAAAGGCCTACGTGCCATATTCCAACTTTCCCGTTGGAGCGGCGGGCCTAGCCCATGACGGGCGGATTGTGGCCGGGTGCAACGTAGAGAACGCCGGCTACGGGGTCACCCTGTGCGCTGAGTGTGGACTTATCTCAGATCTTGTGGCCACGGGAGGCGGACCCCTCGTCGCCTTCGTATGTGTCGATGGCAACGGAGATGTGCTCATGCCATGTGGGCGCTGCCGCCAACTGTTATGGGAACACGGTGGACCAGACCTTGTTTTGGACACTGTCAGCGGTTTCAAAACGATGGATCAGGTCCTTCCGGACGCATTTGGACCCTCAGACTTGAAAGAAAGAGCTAAAAAATGA
- a CDS encoding thymidine phosphorylase → MTAKPAANAFDAVDIIRAKRDGQELSRDQINWVIDAYTHDLVPDYQMAALNMAILLNGMDRTEIATWTSAMIASGETMDFSALRWPTSDKHSTGGVGDKITLPLAPLVAVFDVAVPQLSGRGLGHTGGTLDKLEAISGWQAAMSNEQMMAQLDSVGAVICQAGSGLAPADRKLYALRDVTGTVEAIPLIASSIMSKKIAEGTGALVLDVKAGSGAFMKNQDLARELARTMVDLGKDAGVHTVALMTNMDVPLGLTVGNALEVRESIEVLAGGGPKDVVDLTVALAVEMLLGAKKDVSEQEVRAALNDGRAMDKWRAMIAAQGGDNDAPLPVGKESHQIVAERDGLLTSLDAMDVGVASWRLGAGRAQKNAPVQAGAGIEIHAKPGQQVTKGQPLMTLYTDTPDRFERAIESATNAVGIGNVGDTITGERLILDRIE, encoded by the coding sequence ATGACTGCAAAACCAGCTGCAAATGCGTTTGACGCCGTAGACATCATCCGGGCCAAGCGAGACGGACAAGAGCTGAGCCGCGACCAGATTAACTGGGTTATTGACGCTTACACGCATGACTTGGTGCCCGACTACCAGATGGCAGCGCTGAACATGGCAATTCTCCTCAACGGAATGGACCGCACGGAGATTGCCACCTGGACATCAGCGATGATCGCCTCGGGTGAGACCATGGATTTCTCTGCACTGCGTTGGCCAACCTCTGACAAACACTCAACCGGCGGTGTGGGAGACAAGATCACCTTGCCGCTCGCGCCCTTGGTCGCCGTGTTTGATGTAGCGGTCCCACAACTTTCCGGGCGGGGCCTTGGCCACACGGGAGGTACCCTAGACAAACTTGAGGCGATCTCGGGCTGGCAAGCGGCCATGAGCAACGAACAGATGATGGCCCAGCTGGACTCCGTTGGCGCCGTCATCTGTCAGGCGGGATCGGGCTTGGCCCCGGCAGACCGCAAGCTGTATGCACTACGGGACGTGACCGGCACGGTTGAGGCTATTCCGCTCATTGCATCCTCAATCATGAGCAAGAAGATCGCTGAAGGCACCGGTGCGCTCGTGCTTGATGTTAAAGCCGGCTCAGGAGCCTTCATGAAAAACCAGGATCTGGCACGCGAGTTGGCCCGGACCATGGTAGATCTTGGAAAGGATGCTGGTGTGCACACCGTGGCGCTCATGACCAACATGGATGTTCCCCTCGGGCTCACGGTGGGTAATGCACTTGAAGTGCGAGAGTCGATCGAGGTGCTTGCCGGTGGTGGGCCAAAGGACGTTGTTGACCTGACCGTTGCCCTTGCCGTTGAGATGCTCTTGGGTGCAAAGAAAGACGTTTCCGAGCAAGAAGTCCGGGCGGCACTCAACGATGGCCGAGCCATGGATAAGTGGCGTGCCATGATCGCTGCCCAAGGCGGCGACAATGATGCTCCGTTGCCGGTTGGCAAGGAATCACACCAGATTGTTGCCGAACGTGACGGTCTGCTTACCTCTCTCGATGCCATGGACGTGGGCGTTGCGTCCTGGCGCTTAGGAGCTGGGCGAGCACAGAAAAATGCGCCAGTTCAGGCCGGTGCCGGAATTGAAATTCACGCGAAGCCGGGTCAACAGGTAACCAAGGGACAACCCTTGATGACTCTGTACACCGATACCCCGGATCGTTTTGAACGAGCAATCGAATCGGCTACCAACGCGGTTGGCATTGGAAACGTTGGCGACACGATTACCGGTGAACGGTTGATTTTGGATCGCATTGAGTGA
- a CDS encoding adenosine deaminase — protein sequence MTTNLAVTREQLLALPKVVLHDHLDGGLRPQTIIDLAAEIGHVLPHDTATELGAWFVAAADSGSLERYLETFEHTVAVMQTRHGLIRVAQEMVADMVADGVIYAESRWAPEQHVAGGLTMQQAVDAVQEGIAAGVAQAAADGQFIEVHQILAAMRHLDRWDEVSDLALANRERGVCGFDIAGPEVGFLPDRFAQVWQKLALANFPVTIHAGEEPGIDSISRAVHVGQASRLGHGAYLSADITGLGTENARLGPLANWVRDAQIPLEVCPCSNLQTGVAATIAEHPITALRDLDFAVTINTDNRLMSGTSMTNEMFRLVSEAGWTVADLCDVTLAAAWGAFIHHDQRHALGQRILAGFEQDSN from the coding sequence GTGACTACCAACTTGGCAGTGACCCGAGAACAGCTCTTAGCCCTGCCCAAAGTTGTTCTGCACGATCACCTAGATGGGGGACTACGACCCCAAACAATTATTGACCTAGCCGCTGAGATTGGGCACGTCCTTCCTCATGACACCGCCACCGAGTTGGGTGCTTGGTTTGTCGCTGCGGCAGACTCGGGGTCACTTGAACGCTACCTCGAAACGTTTGAGCACACCGTTGCGGTCATGCAGACGCGTCATGGGTTGATTCGAGTAGCCCAAGAGATGGTAGCTGACATGGTTGCCGACGGCGTGATCTACGCTGAGTCTAGGTGGGCGCCCGAGCAACATGTGGCCGGGGGACTCACAATGCAGCAGGCCGTAGACGCCGTCCAGGAAGGTATTGCAGCGGGGGTTGCGCAAGCAGCAGCAGATGGACAATTTATTGAGGTCCATCAGATCCTAGCCGCGATGCGCCACCTTGATCGCTGGGACGAGGTTTCCGACTTAGCTTTGGCCAATAGGGAACGAGGCGTGTGTGGGTTTGATATTGCCGGCCCTGAAGTTGGCTTCTTGCCGGATAGGTTTGCCCAAGTATGGCAAAAATTAGCGCTTGCGAATTTTCCGGTGACCATCCACGCTGGTGAAGAACCCGGGATTGACTCCATAAGCCGGGCGGTGCACGTGGGCCAGGCCAGTCGCCTTGGCCACGGCGCGTATTTGAGTGCGGATATCACGGGTTTGGGAACAGAAAACGCACGGTTAGGGCCGCTGGCAAATTGGGTACGGGACGCTCAGATACCACTTGAGGTTTGTCCGTGTTCCAATCTTCAAACGGGCGTGGCCGCAACGATTGCGGAACACCCCATTACTGCGCTGCGCGACCTCGACTTTGCGGTGACGATCAACACCGACAACCGCCTCATGTCCGGCACTTCGATGACCAATGAGATGTTCCGGTTGGTTAGTGAGGCCGGATGGACCGTTGCAGATCTTTGTGACGTCACATTGGCGGCGGCGTGGGGTGCTTTTATCCACCATGACCAACGCCATGCACTGGGCCAGCGGATCTTGGCTGGCTTTGAACAAGACTCGAACTAA
- the deoC gene encoding deoxyribose-phosphate aldolase: MSQDLRAQVAKMVDHTLLKPESTPADVAALIAEAADLGVYSVCVSPSQLPVQIPQGSGVLVATVVGFPSGAVKSSVKAVEAAQAVADGADEVDMVINLGAVKAGDWDLVQSDIKAVRDGAPKPTVLKVIIESAALTDDEIVRACEASEAAGADFVKTSTGFHSAGGASEHAIKLMAQTVGTRLGIKASGGVRDGATARKMIAAGATRLGLSGTAGVLDSLDDQAQDQSAGSTGY; the protein is encoded by the coding sequence ATGTCACAAGATTTACGGGCGCAGGTAGCCAAGATGGTTGACCACACCCTACTCAAGCCAGAATCCACCCCGGCAGATGTTGCTGCGTTGATCGCAGAGGCAGCAGACTTAGGTGTCTACTCGGTCTGTGTTTCACCATCCCAACTCCCCGTCCAGATCCCACAAGGCTCGGGCGTGCTTGTGGCAACGGTCGTCGGGTTCCCATCCGGTGCTGTCAAGAGCTCGGTCAAAGCCGTCGAGGCCGCCCAAGCCGTTGCCGATGGGGCCGACGAGGTGGACATGGTCATCAATCTTGGCGCGGTCAAAGCCGGCGATTGGGACCTGGTGCAAAGTGACATCAAGGCGGTTCGTGATGGCGCACCAAAACCGACCGTGCTCAAAGTCATTATTGAATCGGCAGCCCTGACAGATGACGAGATAGTGCGTGCCTGTGAGGCCAGCGAGGCTGCAGGTGCCGACTTTGTCAAGACCTCAACCGGATTCCACAGCGCCGGTGGGGCCTCTGAACACGCAATTAAACTCATGGCCCAGACAGTTGGTACCCGTCTTGGTATCAAGGCGTCCGGAGGAGTGCGCGATGGCGCCACCGCCCGCAAGATGATTGCGGCCGGAGCTACCCGCCTGGGTCTTTCCGGAACCGCAGGGGTCTTGGACTCCCTCGATGACCAGGCTCAGGATCAGTCCGCTGGGTCAACCGGATACTAG